The Lysinibacillus pakistanensis genome includes a window with the following:
- a CDS encoding HpcH/HpaI aldolase/citrate lyase family protein: MQHFATEAETIFYKKPQPFTKLDTPDILSYALGATLYMPASMPNIVGLIQSQKYKELTSLVIDLEDAVGDTELLDCEAKLMEDISELYELYNQKQLLLQDLPLLFIRVRHVEQFNYLTTSLGKKQEILTGYVFPKFTAAQGARYFELLEQTILEHHLTLYGMPILESREVLYKESRMEALLSIKEVLHQHRERVLNVRIGATDFCGIYGIRRRMDSTIYDISVIRDCIADIVNVLGREEDGFVISGPVWEYFSNQRVLKPALRVTPFSEKGALDTRKALLDDCLDGLMKEVLMDKQNGIIGKTVIHPSHVRVVHALYAISYEEYLDALSIVENSDGRKGVMKSHYANKMNEIKPHLRWAQRILKQAQVYGVYHESLDFASLLLNSEIGGSVYATTNE; this comes from the coding sequence ATGCAACACTTTGCAACAGAAGCAGAGACGATTTTTTATAAGAAGCCACAGCCCTTTACAAAATTGGATACGCCAGATATTCTGTCATATGCCTTAGGTGCGACTTTGTATATGCCAGCTTCCATGCCTAATATTGTGGGTTTGATTCAATCGCAAAAATATAAAGAGCTTACATCACTTGTCATTGACTTAGAGGATGCAGTAGGAGATACAGAGTTACTAGATTGTGAAGCAAAATTGATGGAGGATATTAGTGAGTTATATGAGCTATATAACCAAAAACAATTGCTATTACAAGATCTACCACTCCTTTTTATTCGTGTACGTCATGTTGAACAATTTAATTATTTAACAACTTCGTTAGGGAAGAAACAGGAAATATTAACTGGTTATGTATTTCCGAAATTTACGGCAGCACAAGGAGCCCGATATTTTGAGTTACTTGAACAAACCATTTTGGAACATCATTTAACCTTATATGGTATGCCAATTTTAGAAAGTCGTGAGGTATTATATAAGGAATCTCGCATGGAGGCATTATTAAGCATTAAAGAAGTTCTACATCAACACAGAGAACGCGTATTAAATGTACGTATTGGTGCAACTGATTTTTGTGGAATATACGGAATTCGCCGCCGCATGGACTCAACCATTTATGATATCAGTGTGATTAGAGATTGTATAGCAGATATAGTCAATGTCTTAGGTCGTGAGGAAGATGGTTTTGTTATTTCTGGGCCTGTCTGGGAGTATTTTAGTAATCAACGTGTATTAAAGCCTGCATTAAGAGTGACGCCATTTAGTGAAAAAGGTGCGCTTGATACAAGGAAAGCATTGTTAGACGATTGTTTAGATGGATTAATGAAGGAAGTTTTAATGGATAAACAAAACGGCATTATCGGTAAAACGGTCATTCATCCTAGTCATGTCCGTGTCGTGCATGCACTTTATGCGATTTCGTATGAGGAGTATTTAGATGCATTAAGCATTGTAGAAAATAGTGATGGTCGCAAAGGTGTTATGAAAAGTCACTATGCTAATAAAATGAATGAAATCAAACCACATTTGAGATGGGCGCAACGAATCTTAAAACAAGCACAAGTCTATGGCGTTTATCATGAATCTTTAGATTTTGCCTCACTGTTATTAAATTCTGAAATAGGTGGTAGTGTTTATGCGACAACAAATGAATAA
- a CDS encoding TerD family protein encodes MAIQLSKGQRIDLTKQDPGLNSIGIGLGWDVKQFDGGQDFDLDASVFLLDASGKCRNEQDFIFYNNLTSSDQSVVHTGDNRTGEGDGDDEKVLVNLKQVSPQIEKIVVTVTIYDAEGRHQNFGQVLNAYVRLTNEESGAEVLRYDLGEDFSIETAVVFCELYRHNGEWKFAAVGSGYQGGLAALVNAYGLQ; translated from the coding sequence ATGGCTATTCAATTAAGCAAAGGACAACGTATTGATTTAACAAAACAAGATCCAGGCCTAAACAGTATTGGAATCGGCTTAGGCTGGGATGTAAAGCAATTTGATGGTGGACAAGACTTTGACCTTGATGCATCTGTATTTTTACTAGATGCGTCAGGTAAATGCCGTAATGAACAAGACTTTATCTTTTACAATAATTTAACGAGCTCAGATCAATCTGTTGTGCATACTGGTGATAACCGTACAGGAGAAGGTGATGGGGATGATGAAAAAGTTCTTGTAAACTTAAAGCAAGTGTCTCCCCAAATTGAAAAGATTGTTGTGACGGTTACAATCTATGACGCGGAGGGCCGTCATCAAAACTTCGGTCAGGTTCTGAATGCCTATGTTCGTTTAACGAATGAAGAGTCAGGGGCAGAAGTATTGCGTTATGATTTAGGTGAAGATTTCAGCATTGAAACTGCCGTTGTATTTTGTGAGCTTTACCGCCATAATGGTGAGTGGAAGTTTGCCGCAGTAGGCTCAGGCTATCAGGGTGGCTTAGCAGCATTAGTTAATGCATATGGCCTACAATAA
- a CDS encoding ABC transporter substrate-binding protein — MKKKKLWTLGIMFILVLSTILAACGGSDTKDTGSKDASTGGDKANSNEPKILVYGRGGDSVALDPAVVTDGESFTVTANIYETLVNFGEKDVTIQPGLAKSWEPSEDGLTYTFQLQEGVKFHDGTDFNAEAVVKNIERWKSSNDKYPYFKTQFVVGDKQIIESVTAEGDYTVVFKLSQPQAPFLKNLAMSPFAIASPKAFEADEEGLSTNPVGTGPFKFVSWERNASITIEKNPDYYIDGYPKLDKVIYRSIPENTARLTELTSGNIDVADGLSPSDKGTIEGDANLQLIERPSMNIGYLGLTVTRPPFDNVKVRQAVNYAIDKQALVDAFYEGLAEPAKNPMPPVISGYNDEVTGYTYDPEKAKALLAEAGYDGKEIELWAMPVPRPYMPDGQKIAEAIQKNLEDVGIKSKIVSYEWATYLDKAEKGEADAFLLGWTGDNGDADNFLYSLLDGDNIHSNNYTFYDNQELHKLLTAAQTEIDEDKRNELYKQAQVIISEDAPWVPLAHSTPILAANKKVTNYIAHPTGSDRLDAVDIQ; from the coding sequence ATGAAGAAAAAAAAGCTATGGACTTTGGGTATAATGTTTATCCTTGTTCTCTCGACAATCTTAGCTGCTTGTGGTGGCTCTGATACTAAGGATACGGGTAGTAAGGATGCTTCAACTGGTGGCGATAAGGCTAATAGCAACGAACCAAAAATATTAGTCTATGGTCGTGGTGGAGATTCTGTAGCACTAGACCCTGCTGTTGTAACAGACGGTGAATCCTTTACGGTTACAGCTAATATATATGAGACTTTAGTTAACTTTGGTGAAAAAGATGTAACGATTCAACCAGGTCTAGCAAAATCATGGGAGCCATCAGAGGATGGTTTAACTTATACATTCCAACTACAAGAGGGTGTAAAATTCCATGATGGCACTGATTTCAATGCTGAGGCAGTTGTCAAAAATATTGAACGTTGGAAATCAAGTAATGATAAATATCCATATTTTAAAACTCAATTTGTCGTTGGTGACAAGCAAATTATAGAATCAGTTACTGCTGAGGGTGACTATACAGTTGTCTTTAAGTTAAGCCAACCACAGGCACCATTCCTTAAAAATTTAGCGATGTCCCCATTTGCAATTGCTTCGCCGAAAGCTTTTGAAGCAGATGAAGAGGGATTATCAACAAATCCTGTAGGAACAGGTCCATTCAAGTTTGTTAGCTGGGAACGTAATGCTTCGATAACGATTGAGAAAAACCCAGATTACTATATTGATGGCTATCCAAAATTAGATAAAGTTATTTATCGTTCAATTCCAGAAAACACTGCACGTTTAACTGAATTAACGAGCGGCAATATTGATGTAGCTGATGGCTTAAGTCCATCTGATAAAGGAACAATCGAAGGAGATGCCAACTTACAGCTAATTGAACGTCCTTCTATGAACATTGGGTATCTAGGGTTAACAGTGACTCGACCTCCGTTCGATAATGTAAAGGTGCGTCAGGCAGTAAACTATGCTATTGATAAACAAGCATTAGTGGATGCTTTTTATGAAGGATTAGCGGAGCCAGCGAAAAACCCAATGCCGCCAGTAATTTCTGGTTATAACGATGAGGTTACAGGCTATACGTATGATCCTGAAAAAGCGAAGGCATTACTAGCTGAAGCAGGCTATGATGGTAAGGAAATTGAGCTTTGGGCAATGCCAGTACCACGTCCATACATGCCAGATGGACAAAAAATAGCAGAAGCAATTCAAAAGAATTTAGAAGATGTGGGCATTAAATCTAAAATTGTGTCATACGAATGGGCTACTTATTTAGATAAAGCTGAGAAGGGTGAAGCAGATGCATTCTTACTAGGCTGGACAGGCGACAATGGTGACGCGGATAACTTCCTATATTCATTATTAGATGGGGATAATATCCATTCTAACAACTATACATTCTATGACAATCAAGAATTACACAAGCTATTAACAGCTGCTCAAACTGAAATTGATGAGGACAAGCGTAACGAGCTTTATAAGCAAGCTCAAGTCATTATCTCTGAGGATGCTCCATGGGTTCCTCTTGCTCACTCAACACCAATTTTAGCTGCTAACAAGAAAGTTACAAATTACATTGCGCATCCTACTGGCTCTGATCGTTTAGATGCAGTAGATATTCAATAG
- a CDS encoding phosphoribosyltransferase family protein has translation MRQQMNKLSILPNYTIDIEVTHNPHNFALTDLFKMAARINKKRQFLFVSTVLGKHLAVRPQVPLLTGTLLACMYNQHLTGQNVLAMSSVVKALKDCTELDGIQDSMEGSIPLSEETLFIGFAETATALGHAVFNAFQTNAMYIHTTREVLPDFEPFVTFEEEHSHATSHRIYTEEPDVLLQAKRIVLIDDEITTGNTVINIIQTLRQKFPLVRQYAVLSILDWRSEQQQKVFQQLEEQWGISIEFIAIMCGQFSCEGAPNLTSEQPKITTCAPQDITLIPIKESLDCKFYRSIAENGLVNNQPYILATGRFMLTSKQHIEQKKMLQAIAEQLKELRTGGPALVIGTGEFMYVPMQIASYLGENVYFQSSTRSPIYCTDELDYTITEKIVFESPENNGVENYLYNIQNRPYSELFIIVERIASKEIIARLVEALQSISSAKIYVICMHEMEVER, from the coding sequence ATGCGACAACAAATGAATAAACTAAGCATTTTGCCAAATTATACAATTGATATTGAAGTCACTCATAATCCTCACAATTTTGCATTGACAGATTTATTTAAAATGGCAGCACGTATTAATAAGAAGAGACAGTTTTTGTTTGTGAGCACTGTACTTGGCAAGCATTTAGCTGTTCGTCCCCAAGTCCCATTACTGACTGGAACGCTTCTAGCCTGTATGTATAATCAGCATCTTACTGGTCAAAATGTGCTTGCTATGTCATCTGTTGTAAAAGCATTAAAAGATTGTACAGAGTTGGATGGAATTCAGGATTCTATGGAGGGTTCCATACCACTGTCTGAGGAAACATTGTTTATTGGATTTGCTGAGACAGCCACTGCACTTGGACATGCTGTATTTAATGCATTCCAAACAAATGCCATGTATATCCATACCACACGTGAAGTACTTCCAGATTTTGAACCATTTGTTACATTCGAGGAAGAGCATTCCCATGCGACAAGCCATAGAATTTATACAGAAGAGCCTGATGTTTTACTGCAAGCTAAACGTATTGTGTTAATTGATGACGAGATTACTACTGGTAATACGGTTATTAACATTATTCAAACACTGAGACAGAAGTTTCCGCTTGTTAGGCAGTATGCTGTACTATCTATTTTAGATTGGCGTTCAGAACAGCAACAAAAGGTGTTTCAGCAATTAGAAGAGCAATGGGGGATCTCTATTGAGTTCATCGCCATTATGTGTGGTCAATTTAGCTGTGAGGGAGCACCAAATTTAACAAGCGAGCAACCTAAAATAACAACATGTGCCCCACAGGACATCACACTAATACCAATCAAAGAATCTCTTGATTGCAAATTCTATCGTTCTATTGCAGAGAATGGTCTTGTAAACAATCAGCCTTATATACTAGCGACAGGAAGATTTATGCTAACATCCAAACAGCATATCGAGCAAAAGAAAATGCTACAGGCAATCGCCGAGCAATTAAAAGAGCTACGAACGGGTGGACCAGCACTTGTTATCGGAACAGGGGAATTTATGTATGTCCCTATGCAAATTGCCTCTTATTTAGGGGAAAATGTTTATTTTCAATCGTCAACCCGTAGTCCAATTTATTGTACAGATGAACTAGACTATACGATTACAGAAAAAATAGTCTTTGAAAGCCCAGAGAACAATGGGGTTGAAAATTATTTATATAATATACAAAACCGGCCATATTCGGAACTTTTCATTATTGTGGAACGTATAGCAAGTAAAGAGATAATTGCCCGCTTGGTAGAGGCATTACAATCCATCAGTAGCGCAAAAATATATGTGATTTGTATGCATGAAATGGAGGTAGAACGATGA
- the nikC gene encoding nickel transporter permease, with protein MMTGAMDIKKEAVPTRERAVGPWLEGWRSFKKSKVSLIGAGIVLFFILLAIVGPYLAPQGINEQNFAKRLLAPSSEHWFGTDDFGRDIFSRIIHGARISLWVGFFSVILSVIVGSLLGIIAGYYGKWIDTIISRIFDIMLAFPSMLLAIAVVSVLGPSLQNALIAIAIINIPNFGRLIRSKVLSVKEEEYIVAAKAIGMRDSRILFSHILPNSITPIIVQGTLAIATAIIEAAALGFLGLGAQAPAPEWGKMLADARKFLLNAPWTMIFPGLAIMLTVLGFNLMGDGLRDALDPKMKS; from the coding sequence ATGATGACTGGAGCAATGGATATCAAAAAAGAAGCAGTACCAACTCGAGAACGTGCGGTAGGTCCGTGGCTCGAAGGCTGGCGGAGCTTTAAAAAGAGTAAAGTCTCCCTTATAGGAGCAGGAATTGTTCTATTTTTTATTTTACTTGCTATAGTTGGTCCCTACCTTGCACCACAGGGCATCAATGAACAAAATTTTGCGAAGCGCTTATTGGCACCATCCAGTGAACATTGGTTTGGAACGGATGATTTTGGACGAGATATTTTTTCTAGAATCATTCATGGTGCACGGATTTCGTTATGGGTAGGCTTTTTCTCGGTTATTTTATCCGTAATCGTTGGTAGTTTACTTGGTATTATTGCAGGCTATTATGGAAAATGGATCGATACGATTATTTCACGTATTTTTGATATTATGCTTGCTTTCCCTAGTATGCTGTTAGCGATTGCAGTAGTGTCAGTGCTAGGTCCATCTTTACAAAATGCATTAATTGCCATAGCAATAATTAACATTCCGAATTTTGGTCGTTTAATTCGCTCTAAAGTATTGAGTGTCAAGGAAGAGGAATATATTGTAGCGGCTAAAGCAATTGGCATGCGTGATTCACGAATTTTATTTTCTCATATTTTACCGAATTCCATAACACCAATAATTGTACAAGGAACACTAGCTATTGCGACAGCCATTATTGAAGCGGCGGCACTAGGCTTCCTTGGACTAGGAGCTCAAGCACCAGCACCCGAGTGGGGAAAAATGCTAGCTGATGCTCGGAAGTTTTTATTAAATGCTCCATGGACAATGATATTCCCAGGTTTGGCTATTATGTTAACAGTTCTCGGCTTTAACCTAATGGGTGATGGACTGCGTGATGCACTTGATCCAAAAATGAAAAGCTAG
- a CDS encoding TerD family protein, which yields MGINLQKGQRVDLTKGNAGLNKIKVGLGWDPVGQEKSGGLFGGLFSSRNSGSGRNIDCDASVLMLQNDKVVAGDDVVYFGKLTSNCGSIRHSGDNLTGDGDGDDEVITIELSSVPSQYNKLVFVVNIYDAAGRNQHFGMIQNAYIRVYDDRTGSELIRYNLTDNYSNLTTLVCGEIYRHNNDWKFAAVGTGTNDVKLGDVVRRYQ from the coding sequence TTGGGAATTAATTTGCAAAAAGGGCAACGGGTTGATTTAACAAAAGGGAATGCTGGTTTAAATAAAATCAAAGTAGGTTTAGGCTGGGACCCTGTAGGTCAAGAAAAAAGCGGCGGTTTATTTGGAGGCTTATTTTCAAGTAGAAATAGCGGCAGTGGAAGAAACATCGACTGTGATGCTTCCGTATTAATGCTACAAAATGATAAGGTTGTTGCGGGAGACGATGTTGTTTATTTTGGAAAATTAACAAGTAATTGTGGTTCAATTCGACACTCAGGTGATAATTTAACTGGGGATGGCGATGGTGATGATGAAGTTATTACAATTGAGCTTTCGTCTGTACCGTCACAATATAATAAGCTGGTGTTTGTTGTAAACATCTATGATGCAGCAGGTCGTAATCAACACTTTGGCATGATTCAAAATGCATATATTCGTGTGTATGATGACAGGACAGGTAGTGAGCTAATTCGCTATAATTTAACTGATAACTATTCGAACTTAACGACGCTTGTCTGTGGTGAAATTTACCGCCATAACAATGATTGGAAATTTGCTGCAGTTGGAACAGGAACAAATGACGTGAAACTTGGCGACGTTGTTCGAAGATATCAATAA
- a CDS encoding TerD family protein, translated as MGISLQKGQKVDLTKTNPGLTNVIVGLGWDTNKYDGGHDFDLDSSVFLLADTGKVADQNDFIFYNNTTGGNGSVEHSGDNLTGVGEGDDEVVKVALTQVPVHVQRLAFTVTIHDAEARSQNFGMVSNAYIRIVNAASNEEIIRYDLGEDFSIETAVVVGELYRHNGEWKFNAIGAGYQGGLAALCNDYGLNVN; from the coding sequence ATGGGTATTTCATTACAAAAAGGTCAAAAGGTAGATTTAACAAAAACAAATCCAGGATTAACAAATGTAATTGTTGGTTTAGGCTGGGATACAAATAAATATGACGGTGGACATGATTTCGATTTAGACTCATCTGTATTTTTACTTGCGGATACTGGCAAAGTAGCAGATCAAAATGATTTTATTTTCTACAATAATACAACAGGTGGCAACGGCTCTGTTGAACATTCCGGGGATAATTTAACTGGTGTTGGTGAAGGTGACGATGAAGTAGTAAAAGTTGCATTAACACAAGTACCTGTACATGTACAACGACTAGCATTTACAGTAACAATTCATGATGCAGAGGCACGTAGTCAGAACTTTGGTATGGTTTCTAATGCCTATATTCGTATTGTCAATGCTGCTTCCAACGAAGAAATTATTCGTTATGATTTAGGCGAGGATTTCAGTATTGAAACAGCTGTCGTAGTAGGGGAATTATACCGCCATAACGGAGAATGGAAATTTAATGCGATTGGTGCCGGTTACCAGGGTGGCTTAGCCGCACTATGTAATGACTATGGCTTAAATGTAAACTAA
- a CDS encoding TerC family protein: MDVFNEILNTYAQFFNWHMWGQVLTDPVSWGLIFSLIIMEGLLSADNALVLAVLVKHLPKHQRKKALMYGMFGAYFFRFLFIGIGVYLVKFSIVKVIGATYLMWLVILHFKNKSDDEGEAHEFKKTGWMVRVFGTFWATVISVELMDVAFSVDSILAAFAISDQVWVLLLGGVLGIIMMRTIAGVFLSLIERVPELETTAYILIAIIALKMFASIFGFHLSHELFFIILIVAFLLTFVVHKMNKKTAV, encoded by the coding sequence TTGGACGTTTTCAACGAGATATTAAATACATATGCACAGTTTTTTAACTGGCACATGTGGGGACAGGTTTTAACAGATCCAGTATCATGGGGCCTAATTTTTTCATTGATTATTATGGAAGGCCTATTGTCTGCAGACAATGCGTTAGTTTTAGCAGTTCTTGTTAAACATCTTCCAAAGCATCAACGAAAAAAAGCGTTAATGTATGGGATGTTTGGAGCATATTTCTTCAGATTTCTCTTCATCGGTATTGGTGTTTACCTCGTGAAGTTCTCCATTGTTAAAGTAATTGGTGCGACTTATTTAATGTGGTTAGTCATACTGCATTTTAAAAATAAGAGCGATGATGAAGGAGAAGCACATGAGTTTAAAAAGACGGGTTGGATGGTTCGCGTTTTTGGAACGTTCTGGGCGACTGTTATTTCAGTTGAATTAATGGATGTCGCCTTTTCAGTAGACTCTATACTAGCAGCGTTTGCGATATCAGATCAAGTTTGGGTACTATTATTAGGTGGAGTTTTAGGGATTATTATGATGCGTACTATCGCAGGAGTATTCCTATCATTGATAGAGCGAGTACCTGAGCTTGAAACAACTGCCTATATTTTGATTGCGATTATTGCACTGAAAATGTTCGCAAGTATTTTTGGATTCCATCTTTCACATGAATTATTCTTTATTATTTTAATTGTTGCATTCTTATTGACATTTGTTGTACACAAGATGAATAAGAAAACAGCCGTGTAA
- a CDS encoding ABC transporter ATP-binding protein gives MSKVLLKVDGLKKYFPIRQGILNTQVGDVKAVDDVSFEVYEGETLGIVGESGCGKSTTGRLLMRLIEPTEGNIEFAGKAISELSNNEMRKARRDIQMIFQDPYASLNPRHNIGKILEEPLIVHGMGNAKDRKQKVLELLETVGLNEYHIKRYPHQFSGGQRQRIGIARALMTNPRLIIADEPVSALDVSIQAQVLNLLQKLQKDLKLTYIFISHDLGVVRHISNRVGVMYLGKLVELTASEDLYAEPLHPYTQALLSSVPVPDPTFEREQLIITGDIPSASNAPSGCTFHTRCPFKKEECSQIVPKMQEVKPGHYVACHLYDAIQHSMI, from the coding sequence ATGTCGAAAGTTTTATTGAAAGTTGATGGCTTAAAAAAGTACTTTCCTATTCGACAAGGCATTCTTAATACACAGGTTGGGGATGTGAAGGCAGTGGATGATGTTTCTTTTGAGGTTTATGAAGGAGAAACATTAGGCATTGTAGGAGAATCGGGATGTGGCAAATCAACTACTGGCCGATTGTTAATGCGATTAATTGAACCAACGGAAGGAAATATAGAATTCGCAGGGAAAGCGATTTCAGAATTATCCAATAATGAGATGCGTAAGGCACGAAGAGATATTCAAATGATTTTCCAGGATCCCTATGCCTCTTTAAATCCAAGACACAATATTGGGAAGATATTAGAGGAGCCTCTTATTGTACATGGAATGGGGAATGCTAAAGATCGAAAGCAGAAGGTTTTGGAGCTTCTAGAAACGGTTGGTCTAAATGAATATCATATTAAGCGATATCCACATCAGTTTAGTGGTGGTCAAAGACAGCGTATTGGCATTGCTCGAGCCTTGATGACCAATCCACGTTTAATTATTGCAGATGAGCCAGTTTCTGCACTCGATGTATCCATACAGGCACAGGTTTTAAATTTATTGCAAAAGCTGCAAAAGGATTTAAAGCTGACATATATTTTTATTTCACATGACTTAGGGGTCGTGCGTCATATCAGTAATCGTGTTGGTGTGATGTATTTAGGTAAATTAGTAGAGTTGACAGCAAGTGAGGATTTATATGCAGAGCCGCTTCATCCATATACACAGGCTCTCTTATCTTCGGTTCCTGTTCCAGATCCTACGTTTGAGCGTGAACAATTGATTATTACTGGAGATATTCCGAGTGCTTCAAATGCGCCTAGTGGATGCACTTTCCATACAAGATGTCCATTTAAAAAGGAAGAATGTTCTCAAATAGTTCCAAAAATGCAAGAAGTAAAACCGGGTCATTATGTTGCTTGTCATCTCTATGATGCTATACAACATTCAATGATATAA
- a CDS encoding cysteine protease StiP family protein, whose product MISTLQPDKMGSYAPEDVMFLLRDISNVFLEMDNEKREQLIQTGTHYSEMLPMEYQPSKTYMDLFYKTLDTYAERIAIAVGVVAEQIIQNRGLDNLILVSLARAGTPIGILIKRYIQMRYKVNVPHYSISILRGRGFDETAIRYMLAQHPQGCLQFIDGWTGKGAITKELLHSCQKFNTQHQVQLNANLAVLADPGHCAAIYGTREDFLIPSACLNSTVSGLVSRTVLNLQFMDEEDFHGAKYYKELEKIDVSNLYIESIVTCFENVQSEIIRQLQELPNSPITWEGMKSVQRIQQDFGIDNIHFIKPGVGETTRVLLRRIPWKILVNPQYIHELEHILLLAREKNVLIEEYSDMSYACCGLIKEL is encoded by the coding sequence ATGATATCGACTTTACAGCCAGATAAAATGGGGAGCTATGCACCAGAGGATGTTATGTTTTTATTGCGTGATATTAGTAATGTTTTTCTTGAAATGGATAATGAAAAACGTGAACAACTTATTCAAACGGGCACGCATTATTCTGAAATGCTACCAATGGAATATCAACCATCTAAAACATATATGGATTTATTTTATAAAACTTTAGATACTTACGCTGAAAGAATAGCAATAGCTGTTGGTGTGGTAGCAGAGCAAATCATCCAAAATAGAGGGCTAGATAATTTAATTCTTGTTAGCTTAGCAAGAGCAGGTACACCAATTGGCATTTTAATTAAACGGTATATACAAATGCGCTATAAGGTGAATGTACCACATTACTCAATATCTATTTTGCGTGGTCGTGGGTTTGATGAAACAGCAATTCGTTACATGTTGGCACAACATCCTCAAGGTTGTCTTCAATTTATTGATGGTTGGACGGGTAAGGGTGCTATTACCAAAGAATTACTACATTCCTGTCAAAAGTTTAATACACAACATCAAGTACAATTGAATGCCAATTTAGCCGTTTTGGCAGATCCAGGGCATTGTGCCGCCATTTATGGAACTCGTGAAGATTTTTTAATTCCATCTGCTTGTTTAAATTCGACGGTGTCTGGATTGGTGAGTAGAACAGTATTAAATCTACAGTTTATGGATGAGGAAGACTTTCATGGTGCAAAATATTACAAAGAATTAGAGAAGATAGATGTGTCAAACTTGTACATAGAAAGCATTGTCACATGCTTTGAAAATGTGCAGAGTGAGATTATACGGCAACTTCAAGAGCTGCCCAACTCCCCAATTACTTGGGAGGGAATGAAATCCGTACAAAGGATTCAGCAGGATTTTGGTATTGACAATATTCATTTTATCAAACCTGGTGTTGGAGAAACGACAAGAGTTTTACTAAGACGAATCCCCTGGAAAATCCTAGTTAATCCACAGTACATTCATGAGCTGGAACACATTTTATTATTAGCTCGTGAAAAAAATGTATTGATAGAAGAATATTCGGATATGTCCTATGCATGTTGCGGCTTAATAAAAGAATTGTAG
- a CDS encoding ABC transporter permease, whose amino-acid sequence MLHYMGRRLLQLIPVLLGMTFIVFMLIRAIPGNPAKVILGQQATKEAVEALNASLGLDKPWYTQYFSYLSGIFQGDLGVSLRTKLPVSEEIFPYLAATAELALFAMIIAIIIGVNAGIISAWFQNSWFDYIAMIVALVGVSVPVFWLGLMEQWTFSSKLGWLPTSGREDVRNPITAITHFYLLDTLIQGRFDQFIEVVKRLILPGVALATIPMAIIARITRSSMLEVMRSDYVRTARAKGQKMFIVVYKHALKNAVIPVLTVIGLQTGLLLGGAILTETIFSWPGIGRYIYDAIGFRDYPVIQSGILIVAFIFIMINLIVDLLYTVIDPRIKYK is encoded by the coding sequence ATGCTTCACTATATGGGGAGACGTTTACTTCAACTAATCCCAGTTTTGCTTGGAATGACTTTTATCGTCTTTATGTTGATACGTGCAATACCTGGTAATCCAGCTAAGGTTATTTTAGGACAACAGGCGACAAAAGAGGCGGTCGAGGCATTAAACGCAAGTTTAGGATTAGATAAACCCTGGTATACACAATATTTTAGTTATTTGTCAGGTATTTTCCAGGGAGATCTGGGGGTTTCCTTACGTACTAAATTACCTGTATCAGAAGAAATTTTTCCATACTTGGCAGCAACAGCTGAGCTTGCACTTTTTGCCATGATTATTGCTATCATTATTGGTGTGAATGCTGGCATTATTTCTGCATGGTTCCAAAATTCTTGGTTCGACTATATTGCAATGATAGTGGCATTAGTCGGTGTATCTGTACCAGTATTCTGGCTAGGTTTGATGGAACAATGGACGTTTAGTAGTAAGCTTGGCTGGTTGCCTACTTCTGGTCGAGAGGATGTTCGAAATCCAATAACCGCCATAACCCATTTCTATTTACTTGATACCCTTATTCAGGGACGCTTTGATCAATTCATTGAAGTTGTAAAGAGATTAATATTACCAGGAGTAGCACTTGCGACCATTCCGATGGCTATTATTGCAAGAATCACAAGGTCTTCTATGCTAGAAGTAATGCGCTCGGATTACGTACGCACAGCAAGAGCGAAAGGCCAAAAAATGTTTATTGTTGTTTATAAGCATGCACTAAAGAATGCTGTGATTCCTGTGTTAACGGTAATTGGTCTACAAACAGGATTACTCCTAGGTGGTGCCATACTAACAGAGACTATTTTTAGTTGGCCAGGAATTGGTCGTTATATTTATGATGCGATTGGCTTCAGGGATTATCCTGTTATTCAATCAGGTATTCTAATCGTTGCATTTATTTTCATCATGATTAACTTAATTGTGGATTTGCTGTATACAGTGATTGATCCGCGTATTAAATACAAATAG